agtcaatgtatactttACTTTTGGCAAACTATATTGTAAAATCAGAGTatactttttatgatttttggttattttttatataaataaaatatgactatatttgttgtaaactaattactttattgtatatatttgaaattagcCCTATTATATTTCTGGTTAAAATCATCATGAAAGCTAACTAAGCAAAGTTGAGTGACCATCCAAGCTTCGAACACTCCTTTTACAAAATTGTGCGTATCTATATGTGGTGATTGAGTGCTGATTTTAATAACAGAAGTTTTAGGGAAACTTTTGTATCAATTTCTCTGCCATACAATAGTAATATGAAGTGGCACTAGTATTAGCAGCATATATTACTTTTTGTTTTCACAATTTATAACTCAATGAATACACTTACTTGAAATATACAAGTTCTAGTTCCTCCAGAATTTCTCTCAACGTTTTCACTCCAATCCATTGATTATTGGCAGTTCCTTGGAGTAAGATCATCTTGTTATAATTCATATATGTTTTAGCTGAGCTTCTTTATTGCTATATTGAGCAACAATCCTCAACCTATTTTCTACCTTAAAGAATTGAAGGAAACTGAGGTTGTAGCAGCTGTAACTGAGATTGGAATTCCTTCCATTCCTCTATAAACTTAGTGTAGCTTGAGTTTTTGGCCAAAACATCTGGTGAAACCTCCTTATTTTCAATCAATCTCTTAGCATATTGATCAAACTTAGTGATATCATCCaacaaattgataaaatttcttgCATCACCCTCAGCTCTCACCTTAATAAGCCTGTCTCTTGCCTCCTCAACCTGAGCCCAAAAGCATGAATCTTGTGTAGAACTCGCGAACCGGCTCCTTGCAGTAATATGAGGATCAGTGCCATTCTCAGTTTTCCACCACTTATCGAAAATCTTGTACCTTTTCTCCCTTCCATGCTGCATGTAGTGGCCTTTCACACGTTGCATCCCACTCCTGTAGTACTCGGCGATATCAAGTGGCTCCACAAGGAGTTTATAGAACTGAGAAGCATTTACCCACTTTGCACGTTTATGAAAATCATAGGGCAGTTCATTAGCTTCCAACTTGTCAATCAAAGAATCCCAAAACTGAGCAAGTTTGATCCTGTTCATATTGACCTTAAAGTCTCTTTTCGAGGCACCTCTTTGCTTGAATGAATCGTAATATCCCAATTGATCAACAGAATTGTCACAAGATGCTTTATACCACTCTATCTGTGCTCTGAATGGATTGATTTTGGATAAACCAATTGCAAGGTTGGCACTGTTGAGGTTGCGAGTTCGACCCAACTTTTTTGCCTTTTTCAGGGCTTCCTTAGCATCTTCTGAATTCAATCCCTGTTTGTCAAAGAAGCAAAATCATTAGCCTAGCTCTTCCACAGATATCCGCGAATGAGAATCAACATAGAGATacgtcaacaacaacaaacgtgtaatcccacaagtagaGTCTCGGGAGGATATATAGTGTATGAAGACCTTACCCtcgactgttttcgaaagagtCTTGGCTGACCAGACAGTGAAAATAGGCAATAGCAGAAAATAGTGAAAAAGAGGCAATAGCAACATAACACAAACAACAACAGGATAATCAGATATCAAGGCGAAACAACGAGTAGtgatagaaatctaaaaataagGGAAATCAATATAGACACACAAACCACACGAAAACTAAAATCAACAATAGCAGAGCAATTTTCATCCTTTTGGAGCAAGGTACGAGTATCAATACATGTGATATTGTACCAATAGAGCATACATTGCTCTTTCTTGATGAAAATTGCTAGGTATATGAAGTTAGTTAACAAGAAAGCTTGACGACATTACATGAGAAGCTATTCCTAGCGACTCCAGCACCAATGTTATCCCTGCTTCATAGCTTGACTCGGGTAGATTGCCTCCCATGAAGCTTCTATTCTCTATAAATTGCCACTGAACTTTCTGAATGAAATCAGCATAACCAAAATGATCCTCAAGGCTAGAACTTTGCGAGCCATTCAGTAACGTCGCGTAGAGCAACTTAATGACAAGCATCCCATTATCGACACAAACTGCACCCTTGTTGGTGCAGAACAAGTAGCTCCCAGAGGGACAAAATGAACTCTTCTTACAGTCACCTTTTGATACAACTCCAAGAGAATCCAACACAACGCGGAAAAGCTGAGTCTTGTTTTCCTCAGAAATAAACTGGAAAGAACATGATGGGGCAAAGAACAGTCTTGGGACAATATCATGCTGTGAAACAACATGGAAAAAATATCCAGCCCATCTTTGTTGAAGAATGGCTCTGGAAAAGGACTCATTGCCAAGCATTGGAGAGCCAAAAGTAATGCAAATCACAGAGCAAATAGTTTGCAGACGGCAGAGAAGCCAAAGAGTTAAGAGGGATGCAATTGCTCCTCCAATTGAGCGTCCCGTTATGACTATTGACTTGCTCGTGCTCATTATTTCTACCATCTGCATATTTTCAACAAAATAATTGGGGATAGAATTTGTTTGAGGAAAAAGTATAGGAATTTGACAACTTACCATGATTAGTGAATTTAATAGAACGAAATCCGCTAttatatgcataatttcatCAACAGTAAAGTGATCAAATTAAAAGAGGCTGAATATATAACAAATACTCATGATTAAGGGTGTctcttaaaattatttatatataagctAGAAAAATACTATGAGAGGTGAGGGAGTGGGGTGGTGAGGATGGGGCTATGGGGTGGAGTGAAGATGAGGTGTGTTGGAGGGTGGAAAGATTCAATCAATGTGGAATACCACTTGAACTTTTTTTCCCTACTTTTgttaacaaaataatttttctcatttttaagtaatttaattttttcaaaaaaaatatttttcaaaatttttgacCAACGAAATAGGAGAAAATCGAAAAACATTTTCCTCCGTATACAAAAAACACCATAAGCTATAGATATTTATGTACAAACGCGGCGTATGTATCAATTGGTTCGGTGAAAACACGGGTGTAGGAAAGTTTTAACAAACATTTTATTCTTCCTCTTGACGAAAGTTATGTATTTGGAGTACTAACTAATTGTTAGTTGTGATAGTCATATGTTCACAGTAACCTTTACTTTTTTACTTACACGCTATTTTCATATTtgctaataaaaaattaaatgagaaaagtcataaaattttaaatgatgatagTTAATTAGTTTCTCcgtttaaaaaaagaataatatagtctaacttgacacaaaatttaagaaaataaacaagatttttcaattttgtggtctaaattaaagttatatcaaATGTATCAACATGTCATTTAACCTTGTGGCTTTAAACATGCCACTTGTTATACATCATAATATATGATTATATACTATTATACTATAtcaatacattatatatacatgggtcattttaatttttttttttaattgattgtATAGTTAAATAAGAAGCCTCTTTTGAAATACTAGCTCCATCTAAGCCTAAGAGGTGGGGGTAGGGCATGCCAACTCttgaattcatttttttctgtaatattcttttacatttttgttgCGCTATAGACTTGTATGTAAACCTCATGTCCAATTTAAAGATATGAACTAACGGAtcaattaaagaaaaacaagtCAATGAGGGTTTTATTATGTGATGACCACATCCAAAAAATTATAGAGGAagttttattataaaaaataaagtttgaatttcttttagTAAAATGGGGTTAATATCATAGAGGTAGccttttcataatataggtttgattttaaaatatagaaagCCCATTTATAATTAAGTCACAGGaaattatagaaaaaattatttgggtgagcactttttaataaataattattgattttagcgatattttttatttattatcatttatagcaatacacagcaatactatgataaatctgctatgtattaaaagtgaattatacatgcaatataaaaatattataagtgttttaaaatatattatgtttgtttggtaagaaattgacacaatgtattataagtatattaaaatatgtgataaatatattatccatgaataaaatctgtattatatatattttataaattattttcgataatatgtattaaaattgtattataaatatattataagtgtccagtgaaaaaatattattgatataaatgataaatatttttttaatatagtatatctaTGTAAGTTTCCTATAAGTTGTTTGTAGttctcaatttttaaaatttttctctttctttattttataaatttattgtttttttacttttctttcctttttttttctttttttctcaactTCTATTTTTTcgcctttttcatttttctctttctttatttttctttcatttattattttttgtattctctattttttaaaaaaaaatctcttcttttcttttgcccATGGGAGCTTAACTTTTTTTGAATGTTTTTGGCTAATAAATCTTACATATAaggtaatatatataaaatatttcataaatcaagacctcttgtctatagagcttattttattttttaaaagtccTTTGGATAAGTCTTACTTATAAGACAAGAGTTGTGGATCATATAATAAATTAAGACACAAGATGATAGTGTCAATTCTTGCTCATTGGGTGTGAAGATGATAGTGTCAAGCCTTGTtcattgacacaatgtattataagtgtattaaaatgtgtgataaatgtattattcatgaataaaacatgtattatatgtgttttataaattattctcgatattatgtattaaaactgtattataaatatattataaatgtccagtcaaaaaaatattattgctataaatgataaatatttttttaaaatatatcatatctgTGTAAGTTTCCCTATAAGGTGTTTGTAGTGGTTTTGGTTTTGGTCCCCATAAGAAAAGTCTTTAAAGGATGATTTTCTCTCTACTTTAACTATAGTAAAAGTACATTTTTGCTCTTCTACATCTCAATTTTTAAACAACTCTCCATGTAATTGCCtctcaaattttttattttttctctttctttattttttaatttattgttttcttttttttcttttttctttttcgttttcttttttttttactttttctttttcttttttctcaacttttttttttttgccttttttcatttttctctttctaattttctttcatttattatttttcaattaatttttctctcattttttattttttctattctctattttttaaaaaaaaatattctctttttttttcttttgcccAAGGGGCTTAACTAGTTAACTTGTTGTTTGAAAGTTCTTGGGCTAATAAATCTTACCTCtaagataataattataaaatatttcataaatcaAGACCTCTTGCCCATAGAACATATTTTATTCTTTGGAAGTCCTTTGGATAAGTCTTACCTATAAGACAAGAGTTATGGATCATATAATAAATTAAGACACAAGATAATCGTGTCAAGTCTTGCCCATTGGGTGTGAAGATGATAGTGTCAAGTCTTGCCCAAGTGTGACTTATTCTTTGGAAGACCTGGGGTTAATTCTTGCCTCTAAGGCAAGAGCAATGGAACATCTGATAATTCTTGCCTCTAAGGCAAGAGCAATGAAACATCTGATAAATCAAGAGACAATATTAGAGTTCGAGTCTTGTTCATGGAGCGTAACTTattgttttgaaatttttggtCTATGTCTTGCCTCTAAGATAAGAGTTATAGTGCATCCAATAAGTTAAAATAGTGAAATAATGTAAAATACTGCCCATGAGGCAAAAGTTAATGTGTTTCCCATAAGTTTGACTTAGTGAAAATGGTGTAAATTATTGTCCATGAGGCTCAACTTGTTATTTGAAAGTCCTTGGACAAAGTCTTGTCTCTAAGGCAAGAGTTATAAAACATCTCAGAAATCAAGACACAATGTGGTAGTGTCAAGTTTTGCTCATAACAAATAAGTTGATAATTTGAAGTTCATGGTCTAAGTCTTGCCTTTAAGGCAAGAGTTATAGAGCATCTCATAAGTTAGACATAGTAAAATAATGTAAACTTTTGCCCATGAggcttatgttattttttttaaccccTGAGCTATGTTTTGCCTCTAaagcaaaaattattatattccTCATAAGTTAGACTAAGTTAAAAAAGTGTAAAATATTGTCCATGAGGTGCAACTTGTTCTTTGAAGTTCTTGGGCTAAGTCTTGCCTCTAAGACAAGAGTTATAGAACATCTAATAAATCAAGACATAATGTGGTAGGGTCAAATCTTGTCCATGGAACTTAACTGGTTGTTTGAACTTCTTGGGCTAACAAGTTTTACCCCTAGAACAAAAGTTATAGagtatctcataaatcaaaacACAATGTGATATATAGTCAAGTCTTGCCCATAGGGCTTAACTTCTCGTTTAAAAGTCTTTGGGCTAAGAGGAAAGAGCTATAAAACATGTAATAAATCAAGATACAATGTAATAATGTCAAGTCTTGCGGATGTAACATGTGAAGTTCTTGGTCTAAGTCTTGCCTCTAAAGCAAGGGTTATAAAACATCTCataaatcaagatataatgTAATAATTTCAAATCTTGCCTGTGAGATGTAGCTTATGAAGGTCTTGGTCTAAGTCTTGCTTATAAGGCAAGtgttataaaaaaattcataaatcaaGACACAATAAGACAATATCAACTCTTGCCCATGAGACGcaatttattctttaaaagCTTTTGGGCTAAGCATTGTCTCTAAGGCAAGAGTTATAAAGTATCTCGTGAAATTTCAAATcatattattaaattaaaaatagtaaatatgaaaaaaaaattatcttgaaCTTTAACACTTGAATTTAgggatatattttattttttaaaaagtacaaatgtataaaatagataatttttttagttccataattgaaaaaaaaataaagaaagaaaaaaaggaaaagaaaaaaaatcgtaagaaaaaaaagaaggaaaagaaagaaaaaacgtaagaaaaaaaattttaaaaagagagaaaaggaaaaaaagaagaaaataaatataactttttagttttatttagttatcaaaataaaaatttcttttaatttgttaGATTTAGAGGTCAACTCTGTTcaagaattttcataaaatgaatgaaaatcatttttaaagtACTTTTCTTATGGGAACAAAATAGTAAAACCAAACTTTATTAGAGCCATTTGTGAATTTAAAACAAGCCTTTGAAATCCTCAAACTTCAACGTCCGAGctcgtttggatgggcttaaaaaataacttttatgtatgaagtgcttttaaaattttgaagtgctgaaaattatttttataattaagcagttgagtgtttggataaaagtgcttatgccgaagaaatgaggaaaatgatgtgaattttagggttaaaagaataaaaagggtagtttagaaatttaattaaaatataaggaatataaaagtaattttcatggtcaaagaaaatggttTTAAGCtcttaaaaaaaagttaggaatcctaacttttcatttttgattgactttaagaactttatgacttaaagttagcattaggcaaacaccacaataaattaaaacgggcttataagttggtttgtCCAAACGGGCTCCTGATCAAAAGTCAAGAGTCAATAGACATCTACGATGCATATGGAGACTTGTTGCCCTTTTAAATTGTCAAGTCCTGGAATTCACTCATGCTTTGCTTGTTAATTGTTAATACAATGGATATGGCACTAAAATTAGTAACTTCCCTCTTTTTACCCAAACTCAATTTCTATTTTCTACCTTTACGGAGCAATGTTTTCGCTTGTCAatatttccttttatttcacATTTAATTTCTTTTGTTCAATTTCATGGGAAGATGTAACTACAAatagaattaatttaatattaagaGAAAAAAGATTGCTCAAATAATAAGCACATTTCATCTTCAACTTTGTCTTTGAGGAATTGAATCACCAAGAAAAGAAAGTGAAGAGCCACGAATttaccaacaaaaataaaagataaatagaaAGTATCAATATTACTTTTACCGTTTGTAAttaaatgaataataataaaagttcTTTCGATTAGTCCTCTCGAGAATATAAGTGGAAAATAGTTACTCTATTCTTTTTACAATCTTCTTTTCCCCCATAAATTGGAATAGAAAGTAACTTTTTCAgagtctcttttatttttttttcctttaggAATTCAATTTTGAAACAAAACAAAGAGGGAATAAATGTTCCTTCATATGCCCCAAAAAGATAAATTGAAGATtccattttaattatattaattaatactaCAGGAAAGTTAGATATTAATATGCTCATGGAAATActaataattaaactaacctgaTCACGGAATAAATTATCCGTGTAAACTGATAGAAAAAGATGTAATAATCCGGCATGGACCATTACCGGATCCGCCTCATCCACGGACAACGTACAGAAAACATCATCGGGAAGCGGCACTAAATTCCGGCAACTTTCGTCAACTCCGGCACCTAATTTAACGCCAGAGAAGCCAATATATGCTGTCCCACCAACTCGACTCACGGCAAAATTGCTATCCACCGATGCATCGGCGAAGCCACAAACCTTCCAACACTCCTCCAGCAACGGCGTGGACGCCACAAGAGCTGCCAACGTCTCACTAGACTCGAACCTGCAGGCATCATGATTTCCCTTTaattaagtcaaaaaaaaatcaaattgcaGAAAATTCTAGTAAAGTTGTGGAAAAGCTAGTGTTTACTCACGCTGAAGTTTCCGATTCCATCATTTTCAAAGTTTTTGTGAGAAAAGTGTTCGAAGCCAAGTTGCTAACTGAAAGAGTTGaggaaaaaaagatatttaaaacAGCACTCCTTTTATCTCTCTGTCAATTTATATcacttatttctctttttaatcaatttaataaaaatatttattttatctttaatgaaaattatttatagctacacaaaaaaaaaaaattattttatatcataaattgaaaaaggtattttttaatttttttttatgtcaaGTCAAACCAAttacataaattaaaagaaaaatgactAAAAATAACCCGGAACTATATGAAagatctaaaaatattttctatccACCTTttggtataaaaataatattttactcatctttttgatctaaaaaaaaatctttcattCACTTTTTTGGCTCACTATAATCCTTGAAACTAACAACccctctttattttattttttaaaaaatatttattatgtgtcatttttttattgaatgaaataaaaattccacttctactaattttttttaataatttatctaAGTCAAAATAATAAATCTTTTCAAGActccaattttttatttttttttaaaaaagatctaacagttttttgtttgttgtagctatttcttcttatttttttaaaagttcattttgggatcataaaaagaatattattttgatttagataAATTGCAGggaaaagtttttaaaaattaatagtttttgtatatgttgtattatttttagGGGTTTTGAAGTAGGTATATAGTTTTGGCTTGAATGAATtatgaggaaaaaaaattaaaacttattttaaaagtcttttaattatatgtattattaCAAGATAGTTTTATAATAACTATCTAAAAACTATCTTgtaataactaaaaaataatttagttatttttaattatctaGTGAGTAAAAActaatttagtttaaaataatttttaactatctcgtaataactaaaaaataatttagttatgCGTATAATTAAAATCTTTTAGTTATTTACgtcttgtaaaaaaaattagtattattaaatagaaaaaaaaatcaagccaagaaataaaataatctaGTCTTCTTTTTTGGTTAACTGAATAAAAAAATCTAGTCTTGTTCATTAATgtagtttatttttataaaatgaaataactttttttgtggggaaggggggggggggggggcggggGTTGAAGAGATACATTGTTTTAGCTTGGATAAATTATGAGGAAAAAAATCGCAGAGAtgagatttttatttcatcaaataagaaaatgacacataataaatattttaaataacaatataaaaagaagtTTGTTAGTTTTAGGAGTATAAATgagccaaaaaaattaaaaaaaaaatatttttagatcaaaaagatgagtaaaaaaatatttttagactaAAAAATGAAcgaaaaatacttttaaacccgtttctataattaattttttttaaaatacctgTTTCTATAATTTATCGTAAATATTTTTGGTCTAGCCGATACTTATTCCCCAGATACCGTCATTGCTTCTTCTCCGAGAAAAAAATTTTAGACCAGACTTCTGATAAACTTTGATTTTCTGCATTTTCCGTAAATTAAAACGGAGGAAAGAGTCTTTAGAGACTTTGACATTTGTGCATATGTATTACTCTGCGCGTGCAGTATAAAATGAGTTATTATTTGAACTTGACATCCTGAAGTGTTAGGTACGCAGCAACTTTGGCCTATTTGCATGTTGCATACTACCCTGTTTTAATTTGCTCATTTACGTTACAAAAAAAAGGCTTAAAACGTCCTTGATGTTAGGAAAAGGCAAGTGGATGTTCTATTTTATAGTGGGACCCACTAATACAAATtgtattttgttttttctcctactttttttcccactttttcttttcctttttttttttccacacCCCTTTGTCCCCTCTCTACGTTTTCCTTTTTATACTGCTATAAATAGCATCAGTATTGTAAAAAATGATATATGGAAGAATTCTCTCAACTATTTCtttctccttcttattttgtcaagttagtttattttataacacgttatcagcacgaaccTCCATCgctttgagctatatttttaagaaggtaacaaaaggggtaagaatttattttcttaaaatgtctaatatttctaaacttgaattttttgCTCTTGACATATCTGAAAAATGCTACTTATCATGGACACTAGATAAcgaaatacatctagaatcgatgggtctggcagacaccatcaaagatgacaatacgaCATCTAGTCAAGATCGTGCCAAAATCAGGATATATCTCCACCACCATCTTGACAAGAGATTTAAATTACAGTACCTTACATTAAAGGAtccccttaaattgtggaaaaatctaaaagaaagatatgaccacctgaagttggtcatctttccacaggcacgtcatgattggctaaatctgagattaatggatttcaaaaatataactgaatataattttgccttgtttaaaattatagctcagttaaatttatgcggagaagaaatcactgatCAAGACAAATTTGGAAAAATATACTACACATTTCCACCCGTGAAAGAGCTCctacagcagcaatatcgcgaaaagagatttaaaaaatattctgaattactttctcatcttcttattgttgaacgccacaatgaactattaatgaaaaatcacgatagtcggcccgttggttctttaTCACtctctgaagtgaatcagacaaattataaccaacgaaaAAGAGGTCATGACCCCAATCGTGGTCATGGTCGTGATCatggtcgaagaagaaattataatcatgatgtcCGGCTGGCATCGAGAAATGATCAGCAGTACAAAAAGAAGAAtgaaaagccagaagctttaccaaagaaaaattcagaaagtatatgtcatatatgtggaggtatggggcactggtcgcaGACTTgccgtcatcaaaacatctgattcagctatatcaggcatccttgaagagggaagaaaataattcagaaacaaactttatctctgaagataatattgagcatATGCATCTgaatgtagctgatttcttcaatttccctgaaggaaatatgaatatcgataaccctgataatatttaaataatgttttttgtatgtattaaataatatgtttgtatttttctaatccatgtaaataaataaaatttgtgtaataagccatattttaattataatatttactttattttttttgaagaaaaatatgaatatgcctcaaattttgtttagatcaatgatcaatcacaaggatatttgtgtaattgatagtggaataactcatgccatttttaaagatgagaaatattttttcaacttgcttagaaaaaaaagtaaatgttactacaatttttggtaattcaaaaatgattgaaagctccggaagagctactatatttctagCTAAGGGGATAAAGATTGTTATAGAcgatgcactattctcttctaaatcaccaagaaacttgttaagttttaaagatatccgcagaaatggatatcatgttgagacattaaataaaatgaatattgaatatcttggtataaccaagagtgtctcaggccagaaatatattttggaaaaattaccaactttatCGTCTGgcttatattatgcaaaaattagtgcaattgaagcacatatgatcgtaaaccagaagtttactgatctaaatacatttgtgctatggcatgatcgaataagtcatcctagatcaataatgatgagatgaattcttgaaaattcaactgaacatccattaaagaaccagaagattcttacaaataatgaatttttatgtgatgcttgttatcaaggcaaattaattgctagaccacCGACCCTGAAGGCCGGCATCGAATATCCTGgttttttagagcgtatacatgaagatatatgtggacctattcatccagatagtggattgtttagatattttatggtcctaatagatgtatcatctagatggtctcatgtgtgcctcttatcatcccGCAATCTGGCGTTTGCGAAATTGTTGgcaaaaataataagattaagggcgcaattctcagattatccaattaagtttattcgccttgataatgctggagaatttacatcccaagcatttaatgattattgcttatcaattgggataaaaattgaacatcctgttgctcatgttcatactcaaaatggccttgcagagtcatttattaagcacctacaattgatagtcagagctctactaatgaaaataaaattatcaattactgtttggggtcatgctatcttacatgcagcagcacttgtacgtctcagaccgacacattataacaaatactctccgtcataaCTAGTATTTGGTCATTGGCCAAATATAACCCATCTACAAATTTTtgattgtgcggtatacgtgtctgtagcaccaccacaacgtacaaagatggtcTCTCAACGAAgattgggcatatatgttgggtttgactcaccctccataattcacTACTTTGAACCATTGACAGAAGACTTATTTACTACTCGATTTGTAAATtttcggtttgatgaaataatttttccgCCATTAGGGAGAGAAAAAGGACCCCGCAAGAGAAATTGCGTAGAaggtttcatcactatctcattttgatccacgtactcGCACATATGagtaggaggtccagaagatcatccacttacagaa
The sequence above is a segment of the Solanum dulcamara chromosome 11, daSolDulc1.2, whole genome shotgun sequence genome. Coding sequences within it:
- the LOC129872107 gene encoding lipase-like PAD4, with translation MMESETSAFESSETLAALVASTPLLEECWKVCGFADASVDSNFAVSRVGGTAYIGFSGVKLGAGVDESCRNLVPLPDDVFCTLSVDEADPVMVHAGLLHLFLSVYTDNLFRDQMVEIMSTSKSIVITGRSIGGAIASLLTLWLLCRLQTICSVICITFGSPMLGNESFSRAILQQRWAGYFFHVVSQHDIVPRLFFAPSCSFQFISEENKTQLFRVVLDSLGVVSKGDCKKSSFCPSGSYLFCTNKGAVCVDNGMLVIKLLYATLLNGSQSSSLEDHFGYADFIQKVQWQFIENRSFMGGNLPESSYEAGITLVLESLGIASHGLNSEDAKEALKKAKKLGRTRNLNSANLAIGLSKINPFRAQIEWYKASCDNSVDQLGYYDSFKQRGASKRDFKVNMNRIKLAQFWDSLIDKLEANELPYDFHKRAKWVNASQFYKLLVEPLDIAEYYRSGMQRVKGHYMQHGREKRYKIFDKWWKTENGTDPHITARSRFASSTQDSCFWAQVEEARDRLIKVRAEGDARNFINLLDDITKFDQYAKRLIENKEVSPDVLAKNSSYTKFIEEWKEFQSQLQLLQPQFPSIL